The Zalophus californianus isolate mZalCal1 chromosome 7, mZalCal1.pri.v2, whole genome shotgun sequence genome includes a region encoding these proteins:
- the LOC118357161 gene encoding histone H2A type 1-B-like translates to MSGRGKLGGKARAKAKTRSSRAGLQFPVGRVHRLLRKGNYSERVGAGAPVYLAAVLEYLTAEILELAGNAARDNKKTRIIPRHLQLAIRNDEELNKLLGRVTIAQGGVLPNIQAVLLPKKTESHHKAKGK, encoded by the coding sequence ATGTCAGGTCGCGGCAAACTAGGCGGCAAGGCTCGCGCCAAGGCCAAGACGCGCTCGTCGCGGGCCGGCCTGCAGTTCCCGGTGGGCCGCGTCCACCGCCTGCTCCGCAAGGGCAACTACTCGGAGCGGGTCGGGGCCGGCGCGCCCGTGTACCTGGCGGCCGTGCTCGAGTACCTGACGGCCGAGATCCTGGAGCTGGCGGGCAACGCGGCGCGCGACAACAAGAAGACGCGCATCATCCCGCGCCACCTGCAGCTGGCCATCCGCAACGACGAGGAGCTCAACAAGCTGCTGGGCCGCGTGACCATCGCGCAGGGCGGCGTCCTGCCCAACATCCAGGCCGTGCTGCTGCCCAAGAAGACCGAGAGCCACCACAAGGCCAAGGGAAAGTGA
- the LOC113928019 gene encoding histone H3.1 — protein MARTKQTARKSTGGKAPRKQLATKAARKSAPATGGVKKPHRYRPGTVALREIRRYQKSTELLIRKLPFQRLVREIAQDFKTDLRFQSSAVMALQEACEAYLVGLFEDTNLCAIHAKRVTIMPKDIQLARRIRGERA, from the coding sequence ATGGCTCGCACGAAGCAGACGGCCCGCAAGTCGACCGGCGGCAAGGCCCCGCGCAAGCAGCTGGCCACCAAGGCGGCCCGCAAGAGCGCGCCGGCCACCGGCGGCGTCAAGAAGCCGCACCGCTACCGGCCCGGCACGGTGGCCCTGCGCGAGATCCGGCGCTACCAGAAGTCCACCGAGCTGCTGATCCGCAAGCTGCCGTTCCAGCGGCTGGTGCGCGAGATCGCGCAGGACTTCAAGACCGACCTGCGCTTCCAGAGCTCGGCCGTGATGGCCCTGCAGGAGGCGTGCGAGGCCTACCTGGTGGGGCTCTTCGAGGACACCAACCTGTGCGCCATCCACGCCAAGCGCGTCACCATCATGCCCAAGGACATCCAGCTGGCGCGCCGCATCCGCGGGGAGAGAGCATAA
- the LOC113926892 gene encoding histone H2B type 1-C/E/F/G/I has product MSAIFYLSRFHLGGIYCPYLFASSTVFEIIMPEPAKAAPAPKKGSKKAVTKAQKKDGKKRKRSRKESYSVYVYKVLKQVHPDTGISSKAMGIMNSFVNDIFERIAGEASRLAHYNKRSTITSREIQTAVRLLLPGELAKHAVSEGTKAVTKYTSSK; this is encoded by the exons ATGTCCGCCATTTTCTATTTATCCCGTTTTCATCTGGGTGGTATTTACTGTCCTTATCTATTTGCAAGTTCCACTGT TTTTGAGATTATCATGCCCGAGCCCGCCAAGGCGGCTCCGGCCCCGAAGAAGGGCTCCAAGAAGGCGGTGACCAAGGCGCAGAAGAAGGACGGCAAGAAGCGCAAGCGCAGTCGCAAGGAGAGCTACTCGGTGTACGTGTACAAGGTGCTGAAGCAGGTGCACCCCGACACCGGCATCTCGTCCAAGGCCATGGGCATCATGAACTCGTTCGTCAACGACATCTTCGAGCGCATCGCGGGCGAGGCGTCCCGCCTGGCGCATTACAACAAGCGCTCGACCATCACGTCCCGGGAGATCCAGACGGCCGTGCGCCTGCTGCTGCCCGGGGAGCTGGCCAAGCACGCTGTGTCCGAGGGCACCAAGGCCGTCACCAAGTACACCAGCTCCAAGTAA
- the LOC113915746 gene encoding histone H1.3: MSETAPVPPAAPAPAEKTPVKKKAKKTGVAAAKRKASGPPVSELITKAVAASKERSGVSLAALKKALAAAGYDVEKNNSRIKLGLKSLVSKGTLVQTKGTGASGSFKLNRKAASGEAKPKAKKAGAAKPKKTAGAAKKPKKAAGASTPKKSAKKTPKKAKKPAAAAVAKKVAKSPKKAKAAKPKKATKSPAKAKAPKPKAAKPKAAKPKATKAKKAAPKKK; the protein is encoded by the coding sequence ATGTCGGAGACCGCGCCGGTTCCTCCTGCTGCTCCCGCACCTGCGGAGAAGACGCCTGTTAAGAAGAAGGCGAAGAAAACGGGCGTTGCTGCCGCCAAGCGCAAGGCGTCCGGGCCCCCGGTGTCCGAGCTCATCACCAAGGCCGTCGCCGCCTCCAAGGAGCGCAGCGGCGTGTCCCTGGCCGCGCTCAAGAAGGCGCTCGCGGCCGCCGGCTACGACGTGGAGAAGAACAACAGCCGCATCAAGCTGGGCCTCAAGAGCCTGGTGAGCAAGGGCACCCTGGTGCAGACCAAGGGCACCGGCGCCTCGGGCTCCTTCAAGCTCAACAGGAAGGCGGCTTCGGGGGAAGCCAAGCCCAAAGCCAAGAAGGCGGGCGCGGCCAAGCCCAAGAAGACGGCCGGGGCAGCCAAGAAACCCAAGAAGGCCGCGGGGGCGAGCACCCCCAAGAAGAGCGCCAAGAAGACCCCCAAGAAGGCCAAGAAGCCCGCGGCAGCGGCTGTCGCTAAGAAAGTGGCCAAGAGTCCGAAGAAGGCGAAGGCTGCCAAGCCCAAAAAGGCGACCAAGAGCCCAGCCAAGGCCAAAGCCCCGAAGCCCAAGGCAGCCAAGCCCAAAGCGGCCAAGCCCAAGGCGACAAAGGCAAAGAAGGCTGCGCCtaagaagaagtaa